A single Pseudanabaenaceae cyanobacterium SKYG29 DNA region contains:
- a CDS encoding globin domain-containing protein, producing MMDREQAAAILRDSFELVRQKEEDFARSVYSYLFFSAPSARALFSHTNWPQQQKMLMGALILMVKNLHNPSLFRTTMRALAERHVRYGVKAEYFAPFNQAVRQSLEQHLGKDWCPAVEEAWEYAFAQIRELMLEAGVPT from the coding sequence ATGATGGACAGAGAACAAGCAGCAGCTATCCTGAGGGACAGTTTTGAACTTGTGCGGCAAAAAGAGGAAGACTTTGCCCGATCGGTTTACAGCTACCTCTTTTTCAGTGCTCCCTCTGCGCGGGCTTTATTTAGCCACACCAACTGGCCACAACAACAAAAAATGCTCATGGGTGCCCTGATTTTAATGGTGAAGAACCTGCACAACCCTAGTCTATTCCGCACGACCATGCGTGCCCTGGCAGAAAGACACGTCCGCTACGGAGTTAAAGCTGAATACTTTGCCCCCTTTAACCAAGCCGTCCGGCAATCCCTAGAACAACACCTAGGCAAGGATTGGTGTCCCGCAGTGGAGGAAGCCTGGGAATACGCCTTTGCCCAAATCCGTGAGCTGATGCTGGAAGCAGGCGTACCCACTTAA